GAAACCCCGACAGGAAAAAGGTGATCAGGATGAAGCGGTCCACCGAGATGCCCAGCAGGCTGGCGGTGCCTGGACTCTCGGCCACCGCCCGCAGCGCCTTGCCCACCTTCGTGCGGCCGATCACGTAGCCCAGCACCGCCAGCATCACCAGACTGACCCCGAAGATGATGAGCTGCACGGTGCGGACAATCACGGTGCGGCCTCCCAGCTCGAAACTCAGCGCGGGCCGCACCTCGCCGTAGGCGTTCGACGGGAAGTTGTAGATCTCCGCGCCCACCAGCAGCTGAATCAGGTTCACGATCACCAGCGCCACGCCCAGGCTGCTGACCAGCGCGAGCAGCGGATCGGCCCCGCGTGCCCGCATCGGCCGGAACGCGAGGCGCTCGATCAGGACCGCGACCACCCCGGCGACGGCCGCCCCGATCAGGGTCGCCAGCGCGAAAGCCCAGGGATTTCCCGCAAAGGGTGACCCGTCCGGAAAGAGGTTGATGCCCCTCAGCAGCCCGTTGTTCTCGAACTGCCCGACCACCAGCGTGTAGGTGAAGTAGGCGCCCAGCGTGAACACGGCCCCGTGCGCGAAATTGATGATGCCCAGGATCGAGAAGACCAGCGTGTACCCCAGCGCGAAAATGGCATAGACGCTGCCGATGGCAAGACCGTTGAGCAGGTTCTGGATCAGTTGGCTCAGTTCCATGGTGGCCCTTTCTGGCGGGGAGGTGTTCACGACTCAGCCGTCAGCCCTCAGCAAACAGGCGGCTGAACGCTGACGGCTGACCGCCGAGGGTTTATTTCAGGAACACGAACGAGCCGTTCTTGGCGTCCTTCATCTTGATCTGGGCGACGTAGAACTGTTTCTGGAGAATCTCGCCGTCCTTGTCGAAGCGCAGTTCGCCCAGCGGCGTGTTGTACTTCCCGGCCAGAATCTGCTTGTTCAGCTCGGTTCGCAGGGCAGGCAGCTCCCAGGTCGTCAGCTTCTTGCGGCGGTCGATGACGCGCAGCGCGTCGGCCATGACCTGCACGCCCGCGTAGGCCTGGGCGGCGAACTGGGGCGGGTCTTTCTTGTACTGGGCGCGGTAGTCCTTCACGAACACCTGGTTGGCGGCGCTGGGCTGCGCCGGGCTGTAGGCCTGCGCGATAATCACGCCGTCGCAGTACTGCTGGCACACCGGGAAGATGTTGGAGGTGTTCAGCCCGTTGCCGCCCACGATCAGGCCCTTGTAGCCCAGCTGCCGCAGCTGCTTGACCAGGTTGCCGCCGTCGGCCGCCAGCCCCGAGACGATCACCAGATCGGCGTCCGAGTTCAGCGTCGAGGTGACCTGGGTGGTGAAGTCGGTGTCGGTGGTCTGGAACTTCTGCACCGTGACCACGTCGAGGCCCTGCGCCTTGGCCGTCTCCTGAAAGGTGCCCGTCTCGCTGACCGAGAAGGCGTCGTTTTGCGCGTACAGCACGGCGACCTTTTTGATCTTGGGATCGAGCCTCAGCGCGGTGCGAATCGCGTTGGGGGCGACCACCGCGACCGGCGCCGACACCCGCGCGACGTAGTTGCCGATCTGCGGGATGCCCTTGGCGGTGTTGCTCGGCCCCAGCACCGGCACCCTGGCGCGCTCGGCGATGGGGTCGGCGGCAAAGGCCTGCTGCGAGAGCGTCGGCCCCACGATGCCCACCACGTTCGACTTGCTGATCAGGTTCTGGAAGGCGTTGATGGCGGTGTTCTCGTCACCTGAGGCGTCCTGGAAGATCAACCGGATCGGCGTGCCGTTGATGCCGCCGCGCGCGTTGATGTACTTCTCGGCCAGGCGCGCCCCGATCACCTGTTCCTGCCCCAGCAGCGCCACATTCCCCGTCTGCGCCAGCGCGACCCCGATGGGGATGGGCGCCTGAACTTTTTGCGCGTGGGCAGCGGCGACCAGCCCGAGCGTGACCGTCAAAGCAACTCGTTTCATCGGCACTCCTCCTGAGAACGTTTCTGCAAAATGGAAGGCGGCGGCCGCGCCAGCCAGCGGTCCGGATGAGACACCCGCTCATCCTGCGTTGTGGATTGGCCCACTATCGGGTGGAGGGCAGGGGAAGTCAAGCTGGGGGCAGGCGGAGGGGACTGGGCGATCTGAGGAGAGAACTTTTCAGAAGTCGCCCACCCACACCCGTCCCGCGATCAGGCCGAAGGCACCCGCCTGGGCCGGTGCCCGGTGAAGGCGGAAGCTCTCGCCCCCGCCCGGATTTTTGCCCTTGAACCGCAGCGCCCGTGGGCCTCAGCGCACCCGGATGGACTGCACGAGGGCGTCGAGCTGGCCCAGTTTGCCACTCTCGGCATCAAGTTTGGTCTGGGCCTGTTGGCGGTAGGCGAGCCAGCCTTTCTCGGGCAAGACGCCTTCTCCCGGCTCCACCGGAAAACTTCGGGGCGCATAAGGCAGCCGCACCGAAACGAGGTGCTTGCCGTCACGGGTCAGCCCCTGGAAGGTGTAGAAGGCGGCCGAACGCGGATACGCTTTCAGGGATTCCTGGCTGTAGACCGCGAGGTAACGCACCCCCCGAAGGTGCCCGGTGTTGATGCGCTTGACCGCACCGCTGACCGCCTGCGCCGAGTTCCGCAGTGGGAAATAGGGCAACTCCAGCCAGTTGCGGAACTGGCCCATGTCCTGCTGGCCCGCATTGATCTTCCTGAGCAGG
The sequence above is a segment of the Deinococcus budaensis genome. Coding sequences within it:
- a CDS encoding branched-chain amino acid ABC transporter permease — its product is MELSQLIQNLLNGLAIGSVYAIFALGYTLVFSILGIINFAHGAVFTLGAYFTYTLVVGQFENNGLLRGINLFPDGSPFAGNPWAFALATLIGAAVAGVVAVLIERLAFRPMRARGADPLLALVSSLGVALVIVNLIQLLVGAEIYNFPSNAYGEVRPALSFELGGRTVIVRTVQLIIFGVSLVMLAVLGYVIGRTKVGKALRAVAESPGTASLLGISVDRFILITFFLSGFLGGLAGTLVGTAFGVAGPYFGVTYGLKGLAVIVLGGLGSIPGAVVGGLVIGLAEAFVPGDYSAYKDAVAFALLFLILLVRPQGLLGRAQIQKV
- a CDS encoding ABC transporter substrate-binding protein, with translation MKRVALTVTLGLVAAAHAQKVQAPIPIGVALAQTGNVALLGQEQVIGARLAEKYINARGGINGTPIRLIFQDASGDENTAINAFQNLISKSNVVGIVGPTLSQQAFAADPIAERARVPVLGPSNTAKGIPQIGNYVARVSAPVAVVAPNAIRTALRLDPKIKKVAVLYAQNDAFSVSETGTFQETAKAQGLDVVTVQKFQTTDTDFTTQVTSTLNSDADLVIVSGLAADGGNLVKQLRQLGYKGLIVGGNGLNTSNIFPVCQQYCDGVIIAQAYSPAQPSAANQVFVKDYRAQYKKDPPQFAAQAYAGVQVMADALRVIDRRKKLTTWELPALRTELNKQILAGKYNTPLGELRFDKDGEILQKQFYVAQIKMKDAKNGSFVFLK